The following is a genomic window from Neodiprion virginianus isolate iyNeoVirg1 chromosome 1, iyNeoVirg1.1, whole genome shotgun sequence.
aaatcagaattttgcatggaatataaaataaattggcaaaaaaaagaaacaggatGCCAGTATAGTGGCTTCTGTGACTGAATGGGTTAAAGACGACTAGCATGCGCTGTAATTTAAGTGCACTACGAGTGGGGATAATGGACGGTACTGAAAATAAGGATGATTTTTAaccgtttcgaaaaaaatctcGGACAACGGTGCAAACGACGAATCGATAAAATGGACACGGCGCTCCCGTTccgactctctctctttctccctctctctccctctctctctctctctctctggcgCAAGGAACAATATACAGCGAATCGTCGTTttccacgagaaaagtttgaaaCTCACGATTGTCAGTTTCGTCCGATGCAGGTCGGTGGAAGCCTGGTGGAAAGGCATAATGGCGCCTTGTTGAGAGGCGGTTACCTCGAGTACCGGTGTTTGGAGTTGGGTGTAAGCGGGCAACATGCATGTGCATGGTTCAGCAGGAAAATGCAAAGGGGATTCATTGCTGTTGCACCTTGTCGGTCCGTTATCTCTGCGATTCTGGGTCAAATGCAGGAAGCAGAGTTTTGCAATTTCCCTCCACCCTTGCGCCCGCCAACCTGGCGCACAGCTCCTCCTCGGCCGACCTCCCGGTGAACGAACCAGAGATATTGGGTCGACCGCAATTAATAGAATACCTCGGATTTACCACCCAACTTTAATTAGCTTAACTGTAACTAACAAAACGTCGGCGCTAAATATGCAGCGGCACTTCGATCGCTCGGAGGATCTGAATTTACGTATGCATTTGCAGCCATCGGCGTGTGCGGATAACAGCAGTGGATGCAAAGTGCAATTAAGCGCCTTTTAGTTTACCCATAACTGGTCTCtggtttttccttcctttctcaTTCCCGCTTCGAAGAAACTCCGAGGTGCGTGATCTATGCATCGTTTTTCTACACAAATCTTCAAGCTCAAAGCGCAGATCAATCGCACGAGTATAAAGTATATCCTTGTTTCCGCATTCAGTGCCAGATTCGATCGGGCCCTTGAAATTTAGGGGATCTGGTTtacctcaaattttttttttcgtttttgtttcttctttcaccGAGTGACAAACGACGTTACTTATATATTCCTCGGACGAATTTTTGCATAAGGCGAAATTGAAAGGGTTGACCTAGATCGAAGGGGCTGACAGACGCCAGTAAGCCTAGCGTAGAAAGTGAGTCTTGTGAGCCTGTGCTGGATGTTGGACGATAAAACTGATCCGTACACTCGCTGTATAGTCAAGCCTTCTGACGTATAAACGGAAGAATTTTCCGCGCGAAAAAAACTTCACCAGCCTTTGAAAGATCATTTATCATACCGGGAGAGACGCCAGTTTACTGCCCCGTTAAACCGGCGTTGATGGAAAAGCCTCCTTCGGTGATTTATTTAGGGTTTCCAGGGTTTTTAGTTACAAAAATATAACACTTTCGATTCACCAAGATGCAATACGATTTCTTCTATGAGAAATTTAACATTTCTAATACCAATCATTCGTATTATTCGCACCGACTCCCGCTTTCCGGCATGCGGTAAACATAGTTCGTAAAATAATCACCAGGGTGGCATTACTTACTAGATGATTACGTGAATCATTAGACAGTATCTAACGATCCACCGGTCGCATATGATAAGGCGCAATCGGTCGAGcaaatcttgaatttttaatctgGTCGCACTGTCTGACCTGCCGTGGATGAGGAATGGTTGAAAAGATTGAATAAATCTGATTACTTTTAGtatgaaattagttttttttttcttcttcttctcattaTTACATGTATCAACGTttagagaaataaaaaatatcgtaatCTATAACACACTTTGTTTCCCGACACGAGCACGATTTTATTTCGCGCCAATCACGATAATTGCGATTAAAATCTATTTCGGATGATCGGTCAGTGTGATCTTAGTACCACATCAGCGTGAATTTTTCGTTATAAAATCCATAGCGGACAATCAGGTCAATTATTTCGTCGCAGTTTGAGCAGTGATGGACTTTAGTtgttgtttatatttttccgCCTCCTCCTCTTTCTTCATTAATTGCTTACGATATTCGGCAGCTTGTCGACGGGCCTCGGCCAGTTGTTTGTTGAGCAATGCGATATCCATGACTTGTTCGACAGCACTGTCGCCGGAATTATCCTCTTCCGTAATCTCCTCGATATCGTCGTTCAGTTGCAGTATCGTCGGCTCGACTGTTTTAACTGGCGACGCTACTTTACGCTGAAACAAACAGGAAACCTTCGTTTCAAATCTGATATGCGAAACTGTTTCACGTCAAATATTCTCATTGTAATGTAAACTCGTTACCTTAGGTGtggaaatgatattttttgctTGCGTCAGGGTCGGTTTCGAGGAAGTTGTGTTGGCAAGAGAAGCGAAAAATAACTTCCCAGCCTTATTATCCATCGTGGTTCTCTTTAGTATATTCGGTCCCCGTGGCGTGAGGCTAGAATTAGCTTGTCCTAATATTTGGTCCGCTCGAATGGCGATAACTTTTCGCGAAGATCCTCTTCTTCCCGTGACGTGTAATCGCTTCATCCCCATGTGTTGCGATCTCGTCAAATTAAGGGCCAATTTCCCAGCTTCTGTTGGAGTGAAGGAAAAACCGGTAACGTGGCGAGTACTTACAATCGCTTGCTCATAAACATTCATTCCAGGCCACTTACCAGTCAATACTACAGTTTGCCCACTCTCCATAGCATTTTCTACTATAGTAGAATCATTATCTACCGGTATCATGGTTATACCGTGAGCTTGAAGTAACCTTAAGGGCTGTTCAACGCCGCTAATCATTTCAGCCCCCTCCTCCCCTTCCAAGTCTTCGTGACTCTGACTTTCGTTGTCATCCGTACCTATCATCTCTCGTTCTTGTTCCTCGTCGCTAGCTGACGGGACTCTGATTTGTTGAAATATCATTCTCTGTTTCTTTCCCGTTTGagctgaaaaaataaaagacaatTTTATATGCAGTGTCTTGACGGTTTTACAGcttaattttttgcaaaactcATTTTACCTGTTTgtagttttcttttctgctgttgctgctgctgctgctgttgttgttgtagtTGCTGTTCTTCCTGCTGTTGTTGGAGTTCTAATTGTTGTTCCCGCTCTCTTTCTGCCTCAAGTTGCATTAAACTGTGCGTCGCAACCTCAAGTTCCGCGGTACTGGCTTGATTCTGATGCTGAGGATGTTCTCCTAATATTTCTCGCTCCTGTTGAAGTACATCGACTAAATCGAGCCTATTGTGCTCTAGAGCTAGGCTGATTGGCGTTTTGTCAAACTTGCTTGTCGCGTTTGCGTCAGCACCGTGTTCCAACAAAACATGCATAACTTCAGCATGTTCTCGTTCCACCGCCCAGTGGAGTGGCGTCATTCTCAGCTGGACAAAGAACATCGGAATACTGGACTTAATCTGGGTAGCAaattcttgaatatttttccccCAACTTCATTGACATGTACGCAGCTCTTGAGCAACGTGCCTTTTGAGAAATTTCCTTACCATATCTCTGCTGTCTACATCGGCGCCATAGTCAAGCAGCAGCTGCGCCATCTGATGATGTCCCTCGTATGCAGCCATGTGAAGCGGCGTACGATCAACCTTCGTTCTTGCATCTCTGGAGATTCCAGCTCTAAGCAATACTTCGGCTGTTTCTGTATGGTTATTTTGAGCTGCGAGGTGAAGGGCACTTGTACCGAGCTGCAAATCGGGAATCGATTACTTTACATAATAATGCAGCAAATCGTTGGAGCAAGAGCGTATTCTGGCTTTTGAAAGATGTCGATTCTAGCATAGCTTACCCAGTCCGTTGTGAACGGCGCGCCTCTACACATCAGGTCACGAACTGTTTCCGTATCGCCATTTCGTGCGCCAAGCAAAAGTTGCTTCCCTAGCTCGACTATCGACAACGCCTCCTGCGACCTTGTGCGTTGCGGCCCGTCGCATGAAACGATCTCAACCTGGAAAAAGATAGTCGCTGATAGAAGAAAGCTTATCGATAACATGTCTGCATTACTTTGTACCACAGATGAGACGACGGGGAATCTTGATGACCGATGGTAACTCACCGGAATGAGAGTATCCGCATCGAGTCCTTCAATTTCATTGCCACATATACTTTCAGATTGCATGGTTGTGACTTTGTCCTAATCGCTGGCTCCCCAAGCCCTAAAACCAAAGGGATTTGAGACTGTTGAAGAGATTTCCGTaacgtattttgaaaaattcatcgcgATCCATTCCTCGGCACGAAATACACCCATGCGACCTTGTAATTTTCGTGTGTACGATAACCGGCGAATGGTAAGCGAAACAAGATTGTATCGGTGTTAATAGGAGCGATGACATGTCTGGTTATGACCCCCAAAAAATACTCGagtttatttttcgaaaatttcatctgtacaggatgtttttattttgccaTCTGAGAAACAGAGATGAACTTCCTGTTCCTGTCCATTAAACGGAAGTCCCTTGTCATAGGCCCTGAGATAATCCACCGATTAACAGACAGGCGTTGCGATAAACTATCCTAGGACGATATTTACTTACAGGGGACACattattttcgatttataAACAAGTTTACGACACTTTTCTAACAACCACACGCCGTTTATTGGGATTCTTACTTTCCACAGCCTTCTCAATTCACTCGCTTGCCACACATTCAGTGACATGGCGACCATTCCGCGGCCGTTTTACTCAACTTTAATCAAAATCCTTTTTTACTCTTCGTTTATCACATCTTCGCATTCATTATACGTCCAGAAATTAACCCTACTGCTGGGCAGATTTgcattttatttctatttatatttcattaaaattatcattgtttATTGATATCGCCCAGCAGTCCCTGAACGTTCAGTGGCGCCGGGCTAACTCGATGCGACGAGAAAATAAGTTTGCCCCACTATCGCGATGCTGATTAGTCATTTACCGGTAACGTAGGATTTTGTACGGTCAGTTCAACGAGGATTTCAATTTCTCCTGAAACTCGGCGTAGAATGCGGCACTTGACGCGTGGTGATATTTCAAATCAGGTCTGGCAGTCTGATAAGTTACTCGTAAATAGATTAATGTCCACGTACaaaagtatatttatatttcactgTTTCACACATTACACTCATGTATACATCATAGTACtcataaaattatattaaactcAGATTCGGTTTGCTCTGAGCCTCCTTTACGACGTCAAAGTTTCGTACTATCTGTACCAACCAGTTAGAAAAATAGTTAAATAAATAGATGTGCAAGGCACGGAATTATTCTGACTTGAATAAACGTCTATACAATAATgactcttatttttttctttcacaagGTTTTCACGACTAATTCCAATGATACTGTAACAAAGATAAATTAGAACGCTGAAATTGTATACCAGTTGCTCAGCAGTATTCGACAATGCTTAGCTTGTATTCCTTGGACCTGGTAACTCCGACTACCGCTGGTCCTGAATTGTTGATATCGTTACCTCAGTTTTTATCCTAGAAAAGTTATCCGGAGCTGTGAATGGCCGCGTGTTGGTCACTCCGGGTTTCAATTTCAATGGGTTTAAAATAACCGTCTCCTGACGATTATTCTCAGCCACTTGAAAGATCGTAGAGTCGCAGTCTGTTCGCTGTAGCGCCAGGTCAGGCTCTTCCGCTCGATCTTCAATGGGCATAGGTGTTGTCTTATTTGTACACGTAGCAAGCAGTCTTCTCAGAGGTATTATTTTCCCATTTGTACCTGTTGGATTTTGTTCAGATtgtatcgaatttcaaaaaacaacCGTCGCCATTTCCTGCACTTACCATTCTTTACGCAATTCGACGATCCCGATAGTTTCTGTATCATAGAAAAACAAATGGACATTTACAAGTGCATATTGAGTCGAGATGTTGCAGAATGCAAAGAATCGAATAACCCTTACATTTTGTTTTAACAAACTATGTATTGGTTTGAACGGGTCAGAGTTCATAGATTCAGTCTTTGACGGTGTTGGAGACGAGGTGATTGACCTCACTGAAAATCCGTTACGGATTGGTGGCTCGCTTTTCACTTGGCTGTTGAGCGTTTGATAATTCTTCATTATTGTGTTCAGCAACCATCTGCAATACAGATGAATATTAATCTCTTGATAACGGGAACAGGTTCAGTCCAATTTCGGTCAAGTTTGATTGAATGAAAACTGACTTGTAACCATTGATAATCCCCTCTGTACTTTTCTGCGACTTCGTCATGGCATAAAAACAGGAACAAGTTTCTACGCGAGTGGGACAACGCATCTCATTTGCCACACGCTCGACATCTAAATTCTCAACCAGGTCTAACTCATCTAATGCTCCGTCTAAATCCTGCTTGTTAGCCAACCTGTTACAGCGATAAAAACAACAGTGAGGATAGTAGTTTCTCTAGTATGCGACTGAAATACAGAGGAACATTTATTTGTCATGCGTAGCgatagaattttcaaagaacgGTAGAAGCTGGTGAATTTATCTAACGAACGCAGGTgctgaaatcagatttcgtTCAACTGTAGACCACTCGGGAAATATTCACTTTTTTTGGTTCGAAGCTCCTAGCAATATGTAAGATTTGTTTGCCAACTGAAATCTGTTGTATTTGCCCATTTCAGTAAATAGAATTTGTGGAACTTGTgcaaaatacataaatatgaaaaatttgttaagcAAGGTAGATGAAAGTGCGTAGTAGATTAACAAGAGTgaatatataattgtatactGATTTACGCATGTATTGTTCTCACAGTAATAACGGTTTGCCTGAAACATTTTCATGCGATATTAAATCTCCGAGAATAATTCGATTCTCTGTAAGACGGGACGTATCGCTAGCATCGACGACATAGACGAGGCCATGCACCTAGAATTGTTTAGAAAACAAGTAGTAGACTTTTGCTTGGAAATGCTTTGCATTTTCATCAGCTGAGAACGTGTTTGAATCAACAGTCGATATTGCTTGACTTACATCGTTGTAGTACCTCGGCCATATCGAACGAATTTGTGGGCTTCCCCCGAGGTCGTAAACCTTAACGTTGCACGATTTGTGTTTCAAGGATATCGTGCGGAACCCCATCGTAGGTACAACGTTTTGCTCCAGATCTGAATGGAGAAAAAGACGTTAGCTCCGGTCAATTGTAAATCTGATCATTGACCGAACTGTGGATTTACCTCCTACTATACGATTCAAAATTAGCGATTTTCCCGCACCGTCGAGCCCGACGAAAAGTATGACAATGTTCCTGGAAGTAAAATTTCGTTAAATATCTGTCGCCTAAAATTCCAACTCTTGATGACGGAAAACCTCGTTTCAATACTTGCTTTTCATTCCGCGGTTTTCTacgaaattttctcaacacCGCACGAATGCAATTTCCCATATTAGACTGATCGCCTTTGTTCGTAGCGTCTATAACCTCATTACCATGCAATTTGTTCAAcgatgttttttgttttgacaGAATGAATTTGACGTGTGCCGTGCCGTGCATAGATTCGTACTCCCAGCCAAGGATGTTTGAACCAGAAGTCTTCCTCCACTGTTAGATGGTGCATCACGTCGATTCTGAACTCTGTCGGTAAGTTTGTCTGCTCACGTCAATTTTAAACTCTGTCGGTATGTCGCGTGCGTCAAATAGCGGCAGGTTTTATTCGGTTCGAATAACAAGTGCAGGATCAACGTATAGATCTCTTCATTGtgttttatttaaacaagTTTAGTTAAAGTATACGGTAGCAAACAATtttgcatattattatacagtaGTTCATAACGTATAttcatgtgtatatatatatgtatatatatttcgattGAACAGTGCCACTGATTAAAGATACTTAGGCCCGATATATTTCGTTTCGTAAAGGCCAATTAATTCAACGACAGACTTCTCATTAAATGATTCGACACCTGATAAAGAAACAATCAATGTCATCAACTCTATATCTTTGCGTTTTAtgtgattttttgtttcaaacaaaacTACGACGCAAAAGGTCCAGCCTTTTACCTTTGGCGCTAGTTTAAAGCATCGGATTACTCACAGATCCATAAAATGGTGGGAAAttaaattgttcaattttcgcATGTATCGAACCCTGTCTTCCAGAACGTTCTTGTTACTACGATCGCTAACTTTTTCAACACAATTCGTGTTATTTGATTGCACGACCGCACTCTAATGCCCTCTCCATATTCGAACATCAGTTATTCAAGTGTTCACATAAATTTccagaaaaattctttcagaCGCGTACGGTATAAATCAATCGATTTGGCGAATAACGTAGCTGGGGAATCATTGTGACATTATAGCAATGACATATGACGTATTGAATTTCAACATccacaaatttcaaattaagaCCGAAATTCTGTTCTACAATATTTATCCATCAATATGAGCCAAGAATGAACTGTCACCGCGTGACAATAATACAGATGTGGTACACTGCATGTGTAGATATAGAATACTTCACTCCTCTTCCATTTTTGTAAtacttgaaatattgttttggTATTCGTGATTATCACCCATAATTtagtaaattattaaatatcttTTTAAAAGGAAAAACAGTAAACTCTACGTCATTCACGTGCAATATACAAGAATACAACCCGCTTTCATTTAAttaaatacaaattacacatCTGCGGAGCACCTTGAAGTTGATAGAACGAATAAcaattcataataataatagttcaaTATAGCAACAATATTATAACttgtcaataaataaatttataaattttcttttctcgtaaataaaatatgccGTCAGTAGTCGCGTTGCGTTAGCCATTTCGCCATCTTCTTACTTCAATTTTCCAGCTGATCCGTTCTGAAGGAGAAGAAACATCAAGTATTAAAATAAGAATCTATGCTTTGATATTTTCATCCGGAAACACTCACCAAGATCTTGAATAATCTCAGCCTGTGCGATTGTCCGATCGGTTTGAAACGGCTGTTGGAGGGTGGCAAAAGTACCAGTTCATCGTCGTCCGAAATGTCTCGCGATTCCAAAACCTGCTCTCGTGTCTCCCGCGACATAACCCGGGGAACAACGACCTCCTCGTCGCGTatttcctcctccccctcctcatcctcctcctcgtcgtcgtcgtcgtcgttctcGGCCTCCACTTCGTCTctgtgaaagagagagagagaaagagagaaagaaaatcagACGTCAACGAACAAGGACAGAACTTTGCGGGTGTGTTCggtgaaatattgaaaattaaaggaATTACAGAAAAGGTGGCGGGATTGAGGTTCCAAATTTGAGATGTTCCGAAAGCATCCGATTCCGAATTATTCGATGGCAAAATTCGAAGTACGGAAATTAAACTTTTACGATAcagcaaagtttcgaatgcTCGGAAACCCGGTGGCTCAATGTTCCAAAATGCTAGATTCTGAAGATTGAAGTTACGATAGAGAAAAGTtcggaaaaataaagtttcgatagaggaaaattccgaaaataaaaatgtactCCGAAAATCGGAATGACCACGACTCCGAACGtaagaatatcgaaaatcgaaaGCAAAGATAGATCAaagcggtgaaatttcaccaaggcagaaattcacagaactgaaagttttcgatgtttcagatttatgaattttcacattttcggAACCTTGAGCGCCGcgtttcggaccattcgaaactcgGATGTTTCTTGAAAGTTTTACTTCTTTGCTTCAAAATTTCTCCCCGAAAAAATTCAGACTTTGGCGCTTCCGGAgcatttgaaatttggaaattccACCCTGCCCCGTTATTACCGTCGTAGAGCTTTCACGCTTTCGACCGGTGAAGAGGCGCCGACGTCGTTAGAGTCCCAGCTGCGACCGTGCCCTCGTCCTTTATTCGAGTTGTACCAATTTTCTTGGAATTCTTGCGCCCCTGCGGGGGCGGAAAGCTGGCGTGTTACGAGTCGCGAAAGCACCCACCGATCCTGCAGCGACTGACCAGCAGCTTCGTTTCCAGAACCTCCCGGAATCGCCGGACGCTCGTCGTTCTCCGGACGGTTACCACCGGCCGGGTAATTATGCTGGCCGCTTCTTTTCCCGTGAGCTGTACAATATTGCCGCAATAACATTTAGCCTCGCGTcgcggataaaaattttctcaaaataaGTTTCAAGCTCAGGCTCGCAAGGTGGTAAGTGAAAGTAGGGTAGATATAATGAATCTGAAGCAATGCGTACCGCCCCAACACGAGTGTCCGTAGCTGAGACAGGAgcctgaaaaataaagaaataagaaacGTGACGGAAGACAAGATTCGGCGAATATTTTACACCCATAGAAGAAATCAGACGTTGTAAGAGCAAGTGAAGTAAGCCACATTTCGCCTCAAAGGGCTTCggaattaaataatgaaacgCAATAAAAAACCCTCGCGCCGCGATCCTGGTGCCCGAAAGTGGGTTTCGATATATATCTCGCGTCGTATTATTTCATACGGTGTATTACGGTGGCTGCAAATTTCgcgaaatatttcagacgGCCCATCGACAGCCGTCACGGTTCTACGATCGTTCAACCTTTCGTCACCTCGCGTCCTTTACGGTTCCGCAAATTTCGCTGCATAATTTCTGACCCCGCTGGCGTAGCACACGGAgcgtataaattataaatccGGGCACAACGAAAGCTGTGGAAATATTATATCCTCGAGCCCAAAGCACGTAGGTCGCACGGTTGAACTAGGACTTAATTAATTCCCCGACAGTTGGCAAGCTCAGCGGGCAGAGcaattaataattatgtaCGTCCCTTTTTCAGCCCGGTATTTTCGCTTCGCATAGTTCGCAGAATAATAATTCCAATTCGTTATTTACGATCTTTCTTGCCACATTGTATATACACGAGCAGGCATCCCGGTGTGTAATGTTGCGAGCGATCtcgagaaaaacgaaaattctaCTGCTGATTGTATAAAACACTTCGCGTTACGCAAGGCGCAAAATTAATTGGCCCAACGAgccaattattatttctcaataATGACATCATAGAGTACGAGGATCATTGATCGCTGTTTGCCTTACTGTATCCACCCTGGGAGAACCCTTCGCTATCACCGGATACATCTGCAAGCTCACGTAAGCTTTGTATACACAGAAGCCGTGAATTTGACTCGGCGCGCGGCTGTGTTGGCATTGAATCGCAAATATTTGCAGAATCTCATCGACTCAAACAGCggctctctctccctctctctccctctctctctctcgcgttTCCGCAtgtacatgtgtgtatatacaatacataccTGTATACGGTGTACCTAAACTGGCTATCCTACGGACAGTACGCGACCAACAGGTGGTTGGGTTGCTAATTTATTGAGTGTGTTTGCAGTTTGGCCCTTGGTGCAAAACAACCTTACGTAGAATTTTTTACCGCGCACCTTTTCGCATTCCTTCCCTTGTTTTTCCCTCAGTTTTCTACGCTAATTGTCTCCTCCGGATTAAATTTCTCAGGTGAAACTTGTAAATTCTGGTCGGGTCATGTGGCGCGTAACATGCGTcgtatattacgtataattttaaCGTTGTTATACCTAGACTGCGCTGTAGACACTAacaatgacgaaaaataatgGATTTTCGGTTGAATTGACTATTTTTCA
Proteins encoded in this region:
- the LOC124296811 gene encoding ADP-ribosylation factor-like protein 13B, with the protein product MHGTAHVKFILSKQKTSLNKLHGNEVIDATNKGDQSNMGNCIRAVLRKFRRKPRNEKNIVILFVGLDGAGKSLILNRIVGDLEQNVVPTMGFRTISLKHKSCNVKVYDLGGSPQIRSIWPRYYNDVHGLVYVVDASDTSRLTENRIILGDLISHENVSGKPLLLLANKQDLDGALDELDLVENLDVERVANEMRCPTRVETCSCFYAMTKSQKSTEGIINGYKWLLNTIMKNYQTLNSQVKSEPPIRNGFSVRSITSSPTPSKTESMNSDPFKPIHSLLKQNKLSGSSNCVKNGTNGKIIPLRRLLATCTNKTTPMPIEDRAEEPDLALQRTDCDSTIFQVAENNRQETVILNPLKLKPGVTNTRPFTAPDNFSRIKTEVTISTIQDQR
- the LOC124296814 gene encoding uncharacterized protein LOC124296814; translation: MQENRANVSSSSKGHAFALNAVTRSLMFMLVFCFAGCAAGSCLSYGHSCWGAHGKRSGQHNYPAGGNRPENDERPAIPGGSGNEAAGQSLQDRWVLSRLVTRQLSAPAGAQEFQENWYNSNKGRGHGRSWDSNDVGASSPVESVKALRRDEVEAENDDDDDEEEDEEGEEEIRDEEVVVPRVMSRETREQVLESRDISDDDELVLLPPSNSRFKPIGQSHRLRLFKILNGSAGKLK
- the LOC124296810 gene encoding GA-binding protein subunit beta-2 isoform X2; protein product: MCRGAPFTTDWLGTSALHLAAQNNHTETAEVLLRAGISRDARTKVDRTPLHMAAYEGHHQMAQLLLDYGADVDSRDMLRMTPLHWAVEREHAEVMHVLLEHGADANATSKFDKTPISLALEHNRLDLVDVLQQEREILGEHPQHQNQASTAELEVATHSLMQLEAEREREQQLELQQQQEEQQLQQQQQQQQQQQKRKLQTAQTGKKQRMIFQQIRVPSASDEEQEREMIGTDDNESQSHEDLEGEEGAEMISGVEQPLRLLQAHGITMIPVDNDSTIVENAMESGQTVVLTEAGKLALNLTRSQHMGMKRLHVTGRRGSSRKVIAIRADQILGQANSSLTPRGPNILKRTTMDNKAGKLFFASLANTTSSKPTLTQAKNIISTPKRKVASPVKTVEPTILQLNDDIEEITEEDNSGDSAVEQVMDIALLNKQLAEARRQAAEYRKQLMKKEEEAEKYKQQLKSITAQTATK
- the LOC124296810 gene encoding ankycorbin isoform X1; the protein is MQSESICGNEIEGLDADTLIPVEIVSCDGPQRTRSQEALSIVELGKQLLLGARNGDTETVRDLMCRGAPFTTDWLGTSALHLAAQNNHTETAEVLLRAGISRDARTKVDRTPLHMAAYEGHHQMAQLLLDYGADVDSRDMLRMTPLHWAVEREHAEVMHVLLEHGADANATSKFDKTPISLALEHNRLDLVDVLQQEREILGEHPQHQNQASTAELEVATHSLMQLEAEREREQQLELQQQQEEQQLQQQQQQQQQQQKRKLQTAQTGKKQRMIFQQIRVPSASDEEQEREMIGTDDNESQSHEDLEGEEGAEMISGVEQPLRLLQAHGITMIPVDNDSTIVENAMESGQTVVLTEAGKLALNLTRSQHMGMKRLHVTGRRGSSRKVIAIRADQILGQANSSLTPRGPNILKRTTMDNKAGKLFFASLANTTSSKPTLTQAKNIISTPKRKVASPVKTVEPTILQLNDDIEEITEEDNSGDSAVEQVMDIALLNKQLAEARRQAAEYRKQLMKKEEEAEKYKQQLKSITAQTATK